A single genomic interval of Asterias amurensis chromosome 1, ASM3211899v1 harbors:
- the LOC139936367 gene encoding retinol dehydrogenase 14-like: MDAWVERAGWLALYALILGMAFILWRKFVEGGVCRSEERMDGKTVIVTGSNTGMGKEIAADMASRGARVIMACRSMERGNKAADDIRRKLGGGGTLIVQQIDLGSLKSVRMFCKTFLKTEKRLDVLINNAGVFFCPQMVTEDGFEYHFGVNHLGHFLLTNLLLELLKKTPNSRVVLVSSFTYNFTSLDFDNLNYKHSYGRMQAYMRSKLANVLFAKELARRTKGMGIDVFSLNPGGVHTDITRYLLPQWAMPVCDPLMALTIKSPGAGAQTAIYCAVASEVQGMSGSYFSDCKEKAVGKDGMNEGVAKKLWEVSERMTGL, from the coding sequence ATGGATGCTTGGGTTGAGAGAGCAGGATGGTTGGCGTTGTATGCATTAATCCTTGGTATGGCCTTCATCTTATGGAGGAAGTTTGTCGAGGGTGGTGTATGCCGGAGTGAGGAACGAATGGACGGCAAGACTGTCATTGTCACTGGATCAAACACTGGGATGGGAAAGGAGATAGCTGCAGACATGGCGAGCAGAGGTGCTCGGGTCATCATGGCGTGTCGGAGCATGGAGAGGGGCAACAAGGCCGCTGATGACATCCGAAGGAAACTTGGAGGAGGCGGAACGCTGATCGTGCAACAGATCGATCTCGGTTCCTTGAAATCTGTTCGAATGTTCTGCAAGACATTCTTAAAGACGGAGAAGAGACTGGATGTGCTCATTAATAACGCAGGGGTTTTCTTCTGCCCCCAAATGGTGACCGAAGATGGTTTTGAGTACCACTTTGGCGTCAATCATCTTGGACACTTCCTACTTACAAACCTCCTCTTGGAGCTTCTCAAGAAGACTCCCAACAGTCGTGTTGTCCTAGTGTCATCATTCACCTATAACTTTACCAGTTTGGATTTTGACAATCTCAATTACAAGCATTCATACGGTCGAATGCAGGCCTACATGCGAAGCAAGCTGGCTAATGTTCTGTTTGCCAAGGAGTTGGCGCGTAGAACCAAGGGAATGGGCATAGATGTGTTTTCTCTCAACCCAGGTGGTGTCCACACTGACATCACAAGGTACCTTCTACCACAGTGGGCTATGCCTGTGTGTGACCCCTTAATGGCGCTAACAATTAAGAGCCCTGGAGCCGGTGCCCAGACGGCTATTTACTGTGCTGTTGCTAGTGAAGTGCAGGGTATGAGCGGAAGTTATTTCAGCGATTGTAAGGAAAAAGCAGTAGGGAAAGACGGCATGAATGAGGGAGTTGCCAAAAAGTTATGGGAAGTCAGTGAAAGAATGACCGGCCTTTGA